One genomic segment of Deltaproteobacteria bacterium includes these proteins:
- a CDS encoding 4Fe-4S ferredoxin → MDILDRFFKPSTRAFIREGRKLPGFWPWEALHGYIYGRWPYFYIGMGTGEH, encoded by the coding sequence ATGGACATTCTCGATCGATTTTTCAAACCCTCCACCCGGGCCTTTATCCGCGAAGGTCGAAAACTTCCAGGGTTCTGGCCATGGGAGGCTCTGCACGGCTATATCTACGGCCGCTGGCCATATTTCTACATCGGCATGGGAACCGGAGAGCAC